CGGGGCTTGAAATGGGCTGGTCTAGCACCGTATCAGCCGGTGGAACGGTTACGCCTGCGGCTTCCAATCTATGCCGGTAGGTATGCTGGATACGCTCGTTACGCTCGTGGTTTCGCTCGTTACGCTCATGGATACGCTCCGCTTCGCTCGATGGGGCAGGGCGTTGGTATTCCACGCGGCTGACTGACGCACCATGCACCCCAAACGCAAACACGGCAAACAGCGACCCCGCCAAGCCCATTCCGGCAAACACGTAGAGCGCGATAGTACCCGCGTCCACATGGTTTTCCTGCAACTTGCCGTCGTTGTACCAGGCTGCCAACGCCAGCCAATAGCGGTTTTCTCCCGCGTTTTGAGCGTCGAACCGCAGCGTATCCGGTGCGTTCTGAGCGCTTTGAATCGCTTGGAGTAGGGGTGTGCGGCACTTGGTGTAATGGTTGGGTGGGCAAGCGGCTAACTCGGCTTGTAGCTGGCTAAGCTGTTGGGCTTTGCTGGCGTATCCAGCGTCTACCGCCTTGGCGGATTCGATGCGCTCCATTACGCCGGTCTGTTTTTCGTGCGAAAACGCGAATACGTCGATCACCACCACGGCGATAATGCAGAGCAGGGCGAGGAAACGCAGGATTCCGGGCATCTGTGAATCAAACAGCAAGGCACTCGCCGATTTCATCGTTAGCATAAAGCCCAGAAAGAGCAGGAAAGCCATAACAGCACCTAGGGCGCTAGGGTTACTGCTGTAATAGGTGAGAACGCCTGCTACGCCCATGACGGCGGTTATTGCCCATGCTGCAATGTAGAGGGTGTGGCGTAGTTCGGGTTTCAGTTGCAGGTACGTGCGTTCATTTTCTAGGCGCACGGGTTCGTGTATGCTTCTTGGTTGCATAACTCAATACTCCATTATTGGGTTGTGAAGTCCTGCCTCAGTGTTAGCGCACTGGGGTAGGGCGACTATGTTACAAACGGTTACAGTTTCTAGCTGGCTTCCTCCTCTTCGGTGTTTTCCTCGTCATAGATTTCCCGCTTACGGGTGTATTCGGCTTTCAGCACTTCCGCCTGTTGCCAGAGTTCGGGGCTGTTGGTCAGTTTGGAATTGCGTTGCAAGGCGCAAATGTCATCCGCTAAGGCTTTCAACTCCAATAACGTGACCGTCGGTGTCTTTGCCGTTTCTGCGGCTTTAGCGGCTTGCTGCTGCTCGATCTCCCAGTCATGCCCGTAGTCGATAGCCAACGCGCCGTTAAGGTAGCTGGCGTAGTTTTTGGAGGCGTGGGCGTTGCTGTACAGGATATTGCGCTTGACGTAATCGAAACCGTGTTGCTTCTCGGCGGATTCAATGGTTGCGCGTACCCCCTTCTTGGCGCGGTGCTGGTCGGGGACGAAGGACAGCAAGGTGGTGACTAAATCCAAATCCGTTGATGCTGGCAGGCTTAGGTGCAACTGTTCCTCGGCTGCTAGGGCTGGTAGTAATCCGGGGCGGTTGATTGCAAACACGCGGAAGCTGAGGGCGGTTACAGGTCGCCCGTGGCGGATTTCGTCGTAGTTGAAACCAATGTCGGCTTTAGTATCTAGTTCTTTTCTGGCGGTTTCCAAAACGCATCGTTTGAAAACCTTGTATTCTGGATACAACTCCATTGCTTCTTGTGCTTTACTAAATTTATCTGCCCTCGGAATATATTCAACACTAACCCCCAATATTTTCCGCAGATCACTGAGTTCAAAATCGTATGTTTTGGCGTATGGGTTGTGATCGCGTTTTTGTTTTAGCAGCATATATAGGCGTAGTGTGTACTGACTTTTGAAACTTAACAGCATCAAAAGTTTACATTGAGTGAAGTTGCCGTTTTTAAGCTGGAGCAGGTGGGGAATCATGGATTCGCTCAATTGCACATCGACCGTTCCCGTACCATCAATATATTCCGCCTGTGTTACCCAAGTCGTTTGCACCAATCGCCCCGGTGATTTAATTTCAACGTAGCGGGTAACAATGGACTTGGTGATATTTTTCATTTCAGTGTAAGCCGAACCCCGTGCTACACCCAAAAAATCAGCAAACTCCCCGATTGGGATGCGGTACACGGTCAGCTTGGTATCGCCGGGTTGGACTTTAGAAATCACCGTGAACAGTAAACGCATTTCACCCAAGGGCAGAGCGTAACGTGCCGACACCAGTTCATTCGATTGGGTAACAACCGCAGTGGAAGGCGGCAGCTTTCTCTTGCTCTTTGGTAATACTTTGGTCATATCGGCTGATTATTAAGCTAAGGGTAAGGATTTTGTTGCTATTCGCTATCGCGGCAAATCAAGCAAACCGAAATTGGTTGTTTTGTGATCAATTACACGGATTTTAGTCGATTCTACAACAAAATCCTTCCGCTTAACAACAAAATCCTTCCGCTTAACAACAAAATCCTTCCGCTTAACAACAAAATCCTTCCGCTTAACAACAAAATCCTTAACAACAAAATCCTTCCGCTTAACAACAAAATCCTTCCGCTTAACAACAAAATCCTTAATTAATTCAATTGGTTAAATGCCTCATAAACATCTTAAACAATTAAAACAATTAAAACAAACAAACAGCGTGCGCGAGAAGCCGACCCTCACCCACAAATCCCCAACAGGTTTGTTAGTCAGTTTTTTGCTTCGCTTGGGAGAAAGATCGAGGTAGGGGACAGCACACCCCGCAAAGGGCTAGGTTTCAATCGTGGAAGAAACAAACGCGCATTAAATCCTTACATTAGTTAAATCACATTTTATTCCTACGAACCCCTAAATTTATTACCCCTTTGTTTCCAACTTTTTTGATTAAATTATCAGTAATTTACCCTATAAATGTGGCAGAGATAACGTGACGTTACAAAGGGGTTTTTTCCTTACAGTTGCATCATTTATAAGCATTCTGCTATCATTCCGAACATAAATTATTCTAATCAAAGTGGGCTATTCGTGATCAAACTACACAATATTCGAGCTATTTCATCTGCTGCTACTGCCAGCAAGTTGTCCACAAACCACTGATGGAATTCCTGAAAATCCGCAACTCCAACAGCCAAGTTCGTGCTGATGGAACAAAGTTTGCTGTGCCGCTTTTCGTTACCAAGAACAAAAAATACGGCACGGTGGCAAACGAAGAACCGATTAGCGTTAAGCGCGACATCATGGTTACTGGCGCACATGACAGTGGAAAAACGCGCTGGCTTACACGCATGTACGAGCAATCAAACCGTATATGGACAAAGAGCAAATCCCCCGCGATTTGGCTTTCTGCATTACGCCCGTTGGGTTCATGGAGTGACTGCTTACAAATCGTAGAATGGTGGAACGAAAAGGTTGCTGCTGACCCCGTTAATTACGAACCGTGGGCAAAAGTACCCGCATGGAAACGGCAGGAGTTAATACCAGATTATTTAAAAGATACTGGCTCAGTATTGTTTATAGACGACGCGCATAAACTCACTGGACGCAAATTACAATTAGCGCGGATGTGCGTATTAAACGCAAAAATATGCGTAATAAGCACCACAGAAGAACAACGCATTGCCCCCAATTTACGCTCTGCACTTTTAAAGCGTGACCCTCAAATTTTTAGACTTGATTCAGAAGTGGCTTATGACGCAA
This DNA window, taken from Thiothrix subterranea, encodes the following:
- a CDS encoding replication initiation protein codes for the protein MTKVLPKSKRKLPPSTAVVTQSNELVSARYALPLGEMRLLFTVISKVQPGDTKLTVYRIPIGEFADFLGVARGSAYTEMKNITKSIVTRYVEIKSPGRLVQTTWVTQAEYIDGTGTVDVQLSESMIPHLLQLKNGNFTQCKLLMLLSFKSQYTLRLYMLLKQKRDHNPYAKTYDFELSDLRKILGVSVEYIPRADKFSKAQEAMELYPEYKVFKRCVLETARKELDTKADIGFNYDEIRHGRPVTALSFRVFAINRPGLLPALAAEEQLHLSLPASTDLDLVTTLLSFVPDQHRAKKGVRATIESAEKQHGFDYVKRNILYSNAHASKNYASYLNGALAIDYGHDWEIEQQQAAKAAETAKTPTVTLLELKALADDICALQRNSKLTNSPELWQQAEVLKAEYTRKREIYDEENTEEEEAS